The Mangifera indica cultivar Alphonso chromosome 12, CATAS_Mindica_2.1, whole genome shotgun sequence DNA window TACTCATCAAACTCAGAGTCATCTTCAGTTTCTTGACCTTCACCACTTTCCTACAAGAACATATAATGGAAGATAATTTGCTTAATATTATGTGTGCAACTGATGAACATTAAACAATAAAGAAGAAGCAAGCTTTTTATGACATTCAAAGAAAATGCTTAGTGGATACCTTTCTTTTGATATAATCCGCCATGGCTCTGTCAAACTCTGCTCGTTTCTCAGTGGCtatatcataatattgaacTTTTTCCTACAGGTAGAGAATACAGATTCAACGTTAGCATCTCTAACAACTTCCATGTTTTCAATCAAAGTAAAAGATTAAgcaataaatcataatattttaatattttcgtCTGAAAATGGATATGCTACAaggaaatatctaaaaataacaaaaataagaaaactataattatacTTTCGTGATTACATGCATGTGCACAGCTAAAAATGTACATCCAAAGCATTTATTTTGTTCGCATGCTGTGCAAATAGAAGATAACATGATGCAccttatatacaaaataattaaataattgggTGTTTGTTGCCAAAGTCTATCTTACCAATGTGCATGGTCTAAGTTAATAACAGAAGAAACATAAGGTCATACTTTTACTCCTTCCTTATTAAACtgacaaataaaaaagagtttGCTAAAACCTACGTAAAGCATCTTGTTCATTGCTACTTTAAATTAACAGAATGCCCAACACTCAGTTACCAAGAAAACTACTGCATATAATAGAGATACAAGAGGGCCAATgtagattattaagataaaccCAGAAAACTAGCAAAGGTACCAGTAATCTCAAAAGCAGATAAATTGCCAAAAACATTCTGCTAATAGaacaaaacaatgaatataCATTCTAGGTCACACAACATACCAGAATTACTAACAAGCAACTATAAAATGTTGCAATAAGATGAAGTTCAAGAGGAAAACAAATACTATCAATGGGAGGAGTAACTTCACATTTTTTGCTAACATGAAAATCCCGGTTCATTGAACAGAAATGAGGTAGATTAAGATACATCACATATTGAAAGTGAAGAAAATATAAACCATTACACTGATGAAAGCGAGCAGAACTTATTTTTGTATGTGAACAATATGATTTAAGgggattaaataataaataaaaatgatgattatTTGAAACCCTTATATCCATAATATCCAAGACAATCCTATTGAGTTCACACGCTCAAATGAATACATTGCATTAGTCCAGGCAATACAGAAGGGGGAAGATGCTTAGAGACAATCTATAAGTGGTACCACAAAAGCACCACATTCATCCTATACACCAATCTTAAAATTATACTGAACTAAACACAAGCGACACAAACCTCATAAGTCATTGTTTTCCACTTCTCTCCACATGCCTTGCCAATCTGAAACCAAAAGATTATATAGTTCATTTAccatgagagagagagagagagagagagagagagagagcataaGTGATAGATTGCAGGAAAAAGTACATACATCACGCATTGACTTGACATTTGGGTTCTGCTCTTGATACTCTTTACGAAAATCCTCCCTTGAAAATCAGATAACAGTTTGGTTAAGAAATTGATATCCTATAAAATTAGTGGTTCTCCATAGAGCAGATAACAACTTCTCTAGGAAACATGCTTCAATTGAGCGAAACAGTTTACAAGTATTATGCTTCAATTGAGGCAATACTGATCATTTACCAGCATACACAACTTAAGAAGTAATTAAGAGTGATTTAAATCAATGGAAAGAAACATGAGCAAAGCCAGGCAAATTCACCCCATATATTTTATAGAGAAAAGTTTGGTGCACTAACTTAAAATGCTTCTAAAACATAATAGGTGAATTCATCTTAACATCACTGCAAAAACTCCCCCGTTATAAGTGATGAAAATAACAAGAGATATGAGGAGAGATCACTAACAGAAGATCTATCCAGAAAAGCACATCGATGAACTTACTACTCACTGAGATGAGCTTTGACATCATCATGCAAGTTGTACCCTAATGCAATGAAGTAATACTACATGTACTAATAGATTGATAGTACCAACTTatctattatcatgtaattaggtgatttaattaattgtttacttTATCGCTAACTAAAATTCACCCAACCACATGACGGCACACAACTAAAGAATTCACTAAAGAAGGACAAGTCTCTCAAAACTAACTCAGCTTCTCCTCGTAATTAACAACTTATAAACTCAGTTTCCTTTAGTGTGCATAGGCAAAACCCAGCCAATTTATGAACaatttaagtaatatatttCAGAAATAGTTCTCATCTCATCCTACACTACCACTTCACTTCTTCCACATTTCCCATGAACTGACAAACATTGagataaataagaataaatgtaacaaaataaataGACGCCAAAAATGAATagataaacaaataaagaaaaggacATACAAAAAGTAGAAGAAAGCAGTAGGGGGTTTCTTAGGCTTCTTGGCctcaaatttatcatatttcttcttATGCTTCACTGAAAGCTTCCTTGCCGAGCTGGCGCTCCTCTCTTTCTCTCCGCTAACTACTCTCTGCCGTCTTCTCAATACCATTCTGGTGCAGAATATTTCAAAGTAACATGCCGTTTggttaaataaaacaaaatcatgagaagaaagtaatagaagattatacTGATTGGAGGCTGAGGAAGTTGAAGATGACTGCGATTTCCTTGCTTTCTTCGCCATCTTTACTTCACTCCAGAGGTTCGAGAGCTTTGCTTTGAATCGCCTCTCGACTCGTGGACTCGGTCTCTGAATTGTGAATCGCCAGTGTGTTCAACTGCTCATACCAAAAGAGTACGGAGACTAAACGCTGCGTTTTGAGAGATGAAATGTGATTACACAACGCAGCGTACGATTGCCAGTCATTTTTAGTTTTCATGTACCCccaattttctaattaaaattcaattttatcctttataaaatttctaaataggACTTAACATGTTATTCACAATCTATCTTGATCAAGCATTTTActttcaagtttaaaatttcTACTCCTTTTCTACGTTATAATcctattttcattttgaaataattaaaagataaaatgaattgGATAATTTATAGATTTACCGCTTCAAATTTTATCTAGTAatcttgtaaaatattttattatttctgtaatataattataaggataatttatagattaatatttaattaaaacattgtAAATATCCATACGATAAAATTCAAGAATAATTCATTGCTCCTTTATTAAACATTTGgtaaatttattgaatatcCGTTAGACTCTTTAAATAttcaatgaaaattataaattatggaTATTTTAATTTACCGTTAACCCCCCAAGGTTTACTATTATTTCCCCTTTAACTACCAGAATAATATCAAACCCACCGTCGTTTGCCAAGTATTGTGAAATTCACCGCAAAGGTGGCAGATACCCATATTGCCCTTGTCCGTTAACGTTTTACTTgctaatgaattttaatattaatattttttttaattatccattatacttgataaatattaaaaatttaataaaatttaaaataaaataaaaagtaaattcaacatcatatataaattttaatataaaaatttaaaataatattaatatataaattcaacatcatatataattaccCATTATACttgatgaattttaatattaatatatttttttaattaacccAAGGGTTTGACGGCTTGTTTTAACTCTTATAATATTGAGATTGTCATAtcgtttaattatatataaaaataatttaaaaactaaataacaaGATCACAAGAGTATATTATATACAGGTGAGATTCTcatgaaacttaaattatattattgttagcTATATAAGAATTCCGTATGAACttcttttgatttataatatagttaatatttatattttttttaaatattttgtacaTGCTAATGAGatacatttcaattttattttgtccaAACATTGATGACATTTTCCATAAAggtattattttacatatattataacccatttttatttttatgttaattctATATTATTTTAGGGTGAATTGCCTTGTCCCATTCACACTTTTCTATCCCTTGATGGTATAAATTACacttttcaataaaaacaaaatcggtaaaaaaattaatattacaagagtaaaatagtaatttcatcaccaaagaaattaaaaaataaaatgattaacttttttatataacctatcttaatgttttaaatacgacaacttaatatttttataggtTAAAGAACTTATCATTTAGTTTTTACAATTTTGGAAAGCATAGTtgtcactataaataaatatgatgtGTCAGTTGTTTATCCAACCTTGCAAATGTTGTGTTGGCATCTAGGTATAGAGACTTAACTAATGAAATAATCAAACTGGGTTGACAAAGAGGGTCACTAGCATGTGCATTTGTGATTCacaagagaaaaagagatagGGAAATAGATCACCCAAAGCGAATAATACAATATAAGAGGAGATGATAGGTGCAAAATGAGGTTGGCGAGGATTGACTAAATGTGCAATAGAAAGGGAAAAGATGATAAATGTGGAAGAGAGATAACTTGGAGGTTGGGAGTGTGAAAGTGATTTGTCAAGATAAGGGTCAACAAAAGTAGTATCGATGAAGAAGAATACAATGTCGAATAGTTAATTACATTCACATTATCATAGTATACACTAATTAATAAGGTTTATTAGGTTTTGATCATAGTTTTGAATTTTTACTGGAATTGTCATTTAACCatcttttagtttttcaaaaatcatatcaacttttaatttcatttaccTAAGAAAAAGTTAgggtataattaaaaattatatcaaactttaaattttttttttggggagatcgaactctaaaattttcttattaaaacgaccgtaaacttttatttttttctattgaatataccaaatttatcaattttttcctaaaataaaataaattaaaataaaaaatcgtAATGGTATTTGTtcagtattttaaataaaaaatactaaaaatttgtttcattttattaaaaaaataaaagtatggttcatttaatataaaagtttaaaatttcacttcattcaataaaaaaaaaaatgataatttgaacCTAATACCTTCTggtattattttgaaattactacTTATAATGACGTAAATGttaatattagattataatGGATCATTTATACGGAGAGAATACCTCAGGGACTAAAGAGAACTGTTACATAGTTTATTTAAGTGAAAAGCCAATACCCAATAGCGAGACTCGAGGGCTACGATCTCAGCTGTTCACGTGGTTTACGAAAACATCCCACAGTCCACAAACCACATCGGTAGCTCAACGCCAACCTTGACAGTTCTCTGCAACTTCAAGTCTCCAGCTATTCATCGCTTTCTTTCTCCACGTATTTAAACACCCAAACCACTAAACCTCGTTATCATcgccttcttcttcttatagTTCTCATTGTGTACGCAAACTCTTACGGGCATTAACACAAACACTTACCATGCAATCTCTTCAAGCCACATCTCTTCACGCAACGCCATTAAACCCACTTCGGAAAAACACCAACTTCAGTCTCTCCAATAACAATGTACGACCCACCACCAAGAAATTCTCCCACATCACCGCCTCCGCTACCAAATCCGCGTCCAAGCGAGAAAAGGACCCCAAGAAGCGCGTGGTTGTCACCGGCATGGGGTTGGTCTCCGTTTTTGGGAATGACGTTGATGTTTATTACGAGAAATTGTTGGCCGGCGAAAGTGGGATTTCCATGATTGATCGCTTCGATGCGAGTAAATTTCCGACCCGGTTCGGGGGTCAGATCCGGGGGTTTAGTGGGAAGGGTTTTATTGACCCGAAGAATGATAGGAGACTCGATGATTGTTTGAGGTACTGCATTGTTGCTGGGAAGAAGGCTCTGGAAGATGCTGATCTTGGTGGTGATAACTTAACGAAGGTTAGctggtttatttatttattttttgtgcttagttttgtgattatttattgaattatcaGTACAGGagatttgaatttgttgatttattGTGATAAATAACTTatctttgaaataattaattactatatgatttaattaattaattaatctttgaGGTCATTGAAGCTGATGATGGTTTCTGGGATTTGAATTTTAGGTCACTGACAATTTATCTGTATTGATATATGGGTATTTTCActcaatttatcatttcacCTTCCGGAATATTTATGTATGATAACTACTTTTGacattttcagttaattttgCCTTTTACAGTTTGAaatgtattataataattgaaggAATCAACTTAGATATACAACTGTTTTGTGGATTAGAATtctatttcatatttaaaaggAGTTATATTATCACATATACCAGAATTTAGTATTTCTAGTGGCGATacagaatttgaaaatatattatgtgtGCACTGTTATTTCACATATGAGTTGATTAGTCTATATTTCAGTAACTGCTTTTGATTTGTCTGTGTATTTTGTGGATTTGGAGCCCATGAACTTTGTGTTCTCAGTGCTACAATGTTCATTATTTGGTTCCAAGGTTGTGGTGGtttctttgtttattaaaaCTAGTTGGCATCCTCATCCTCCTTTTCTCTGGTTGAAGCTGGTTTTTTGGCTTATTTGACTGTTGATTAAGTAAGGTTTATATTTCAGTAAAGTAAATTTATTAACGATTTTTTTCTTGAGTTACTTGAATTGTCTGTTCCTCGTGATTTGTGCTTCATTAATAATCGTTTATCTCATTTgcttctttcttttccctttttatttcAAGGGCAGAAATGGGGAGGGGTTGCTATTTTTGTGAACTCACtgtattgttaatttttatgtttctaGGTTGATAAGGAGAGAGCTGGGGTGCTTGTGGGAACAGGAATGGGTGGTCTTACAGCCTTTTCCGATGGCATTCATTCTCTAATAGAGAAGGGTTACCGGAAAATAAGTCCTTTCTTCATTCCTTATTCCATAACAAACATGGGGTCTGCTTTACTTGCAATGGATATTGGCTTCATGGGTccaaattattcaatttcaacTGCTTGTGCTACCTCAAATTACTGCTTCTATGCAGCTGCTAATCACATCCGTAGAGGTGAGGCTGATTTGATGATTGCTGGTGGAACTGAAGCAGCCATGATTCCTATTGGCTTGGGAGGTTTTGTTGCATGCAGGGCATTGTCTCAGAGAAATGATGACCCACAAACAGCTTCAAGGCCCTGGGACAAAGATAGAGATGGTTTTGTTATGGGTGAAGGTGCTGGAGTATTGGTAAGCTTGCATTTCCTGATATTGCTTAGGGTTGAACATGcacttttaagtttaaatttctGAACTCATGGTTTTAATATTTGGggtaacatttttaaaattttggtttattggttTTAATGTTTGTGGTAATCACATTTTTGCCTGCCAGTTACAAAATCCTTTTATGAGAGTTAATATTTTCTTGACAGATAATGGAGAGCTTGGAGCATGCATTGAAACGAGGTGCACCGATCATTGCAGAGTACTTAGGAGGTGCTGTTAACTGTGATGCTTATCATATGACTGACCCAAGATCTGATGGACTTGGAGTGTCAACATGTATTCAGAGCTGCCTTGAAGATGCTGGTGTTTCACCTGAGGAGgtatgtttatttgttttctatAACCAATCTTCTTGTTCTATGGTATTTTAGCATAGTTTCGGCGTACATAAGGATGATTTAGTCTGAATAACTGATTTGGAAATTAAGTGACTAATTAGGCATTTAGGccaaaacaccaaaaaaaaaaagggtaatgaTTTGTAAGATAGGAACACTCTGATAAATGTGGTGAGTTCAGTATGCATGAGGCACCCACAGTTGTTTTTGGCTTTTGGGACCATAAGAGAGGTTCTATAAAATGCTTTTGTGCTTTGGTTTGCTT harbors:
- the LOC123192382 gene encoding high mobility group B protein 14-like isoform X2 — protein: MAKKARKSQSSSTSSASNQMVLRRRQRVVSGEKERSASSARKLSVKHKKKYDKFEAKKPKKPPTAFFYFLEDFRKEYQEQNPNVKSMRDIGKACGEKWKTMTYEEKVQYYDIATEKRAEFDRAMADYIKRKESGEGQETEDDSEFDEYA
- the LOC123192382 gene encoding high mobility group B protein 14-like isoform X1; the protein is MAKKARKSQSSSTSSASNQYNLLLLSSHDFVLFNQTACYFEIFCTRMVLRRRQRVVSGEKERSASSARKLSVKHKKKYDKFEAKKPKKPPTAFFYFLEDFRKEYQEQNPNVKSMRDIGKACGEKWKTMTYEEKVQYYDIATEKRAEFDRAMADYIKRKESGEGQETEDDSEFDEYA
- the LOC123193434 gene encoding 3-oxoacyl-[acyl-carrier-protein] synthase I, chloroplastic-like; the encoded protein is MQSLQATSLHATPLNPLRKNTNFSLSNNNVRPTTKKFSHITASATKSASKREKDPKKRVVVTGMGLVSVFGNDVDVYYEKLLAGESGISMIDRFDASKFPTRFGGQIRGFSGKGFIDPKNDRRLDDCLRYCIVAGKKALEDADLGGDNLTKVDKERAGVLVGTGMGGLTAFSDGIHSLIEKGYRKISPFFIPYSITNMGSALLAMDIGFMGPNYSISTACATSNYCFYAAANHIRRGEADLMIAGGTEAAMIPIGLGGFVACRALSQRNDDPQTASRPWDKDRDGFVMGEGAGVLIMESLEHALKRGAPIIAEYLGGAVNCDAYHMTDPRSDGLGVSTCIQSCLEDAGVSPEEVNYINAHATSTPVGDLAEINAIKKVFKSTSGIKINATKSMIGHCLGAAGGLEAIATVKAITTGWLHPTINQFNPEPAVEFDTVANKKQQHEVNVGISNSFGFGGHNSVVAFSAIKP